A single Streptococcus thermophilus DNA region contains:
- a CDS encoding AbrB/MazE/SpoVT family DNA-binding domain-containing protein codes for MNVILRKTGNSTVITIPHQIKETLGAEIGEEIEFITSGNNVIIRKAEPKFNFDKELEKAMNQYDELLKELVDK; via the coding sequence ATGAATGTTATCTTAAGAAAAACAGGAAATAGTACGGTTATTACAATTCCACATCAAATTAAAGAGACTCTTGGAGCAGAAATCGGAGAAGAAATCGAATTCATTACTTCAGGAAACAATGTCATCATTCGCAAAGCTGAGCCAAAATTTAATTTTGATAAAGAACTAGAAAAAGCCATGAACCAATACGATGAACTTTTGAAAGAATTGGTGGATAAATGA
- a CDS encoding type II toxin-antitoxin system death-on-curing family toxin: MRYLTVADIIKINVMVIGKYSPKEPVGIADPNSLQMIVEQPKQEIFGKVLYPDIYSKAAIIWINLIKKHPFYNANKRTAVLALHMFLAMNGYQSSLSLHDGLEKTVEIATFQGDFDELKTTIIHFLKQDGNVTK; the protein is encoded by the coding sequence ATGAGGTATCTGACCGTTGCAGATATTATCAAAATCAATGTTATGGTTATTGGCAAATATTCTCCAAAGGAACCCGTTGGAATAGCTGACCCTAATAGCTTGCAGATGATTGTTGAACAGCCAAAACAGGAGATTTTCGGCAAAGTTCTCTATCCGGATATTTACAGTAAGGCTGCTATTATTTGGATTAACTTGATTAAGAAACACCCTTTTTATAATGCTAATAAACGGACTGCTGTTCTTGCCTTACATATGTTTCTGGCAATGAATGGCTACCAATCTAGTCTTTCCTTACATGATGGACTTGAAAAAACAGTTGAAATTGCAACGTTTCAAGGAGATTTTGATGAATTGAAAACAACCATTATCCATTTCCTAAAACAAGATGGAAATGTAACAAAATGA
- a CDS encoding AAA family ATPase has translation MRPVQLELTNFGPYRKEVINFTQFDHAPLFLIGGDTGAGKSTLFDAITVALFATTSGDRNVEEMRSTFAGPEDDLTKVTFYFQQGNHLYRIDRVLQQERAKQGGGTTMQKATASLVIVDKIGGQEIEKLGDKIKEVSDQIEQILGLNAEQFKQIILLPQNDFSRFLKEDSKTKTQILKKIFGTGIFDHFQKSLEERLRQSNKDMEKRQAQLDGHFASQVWSVEELALLEQTPASEKLTRLEEFLSQRQENVTKQKSILKDAHEDLAQLQKSLQTAQDMAKIFQEVEQAKERYRMEIEEGAQGQAEAKAHLEELQFAQGLQETISSLKQYQKQLVQLEQDLDIAQEVLSEKRQAFEDVKAQKEELAVQSKDFLQKEEELETWKEDIIYAQSLAQEQEKIKRSMTNYKQLEETYQQARKEIEMLNKSLSDLEANRLSLESLHEAEKLLQIVGYSVENQLAQDLKEIEDLNQELTKTEKRHQMLSFDIDQAQEILKELEEELRRTLASRRQLMIVQLQAELEEGQPCMVCGALEHPNIGGAQADEVALKNLMDQVEKLQAQKEKQVATLSNRQATLSEVASKRQDLLDKVAKVKVTLEKHYQELEEHVKGRFDFDFSVDYETDRGQALLLKVEQYYQELQKRYDREERDYVRYQDELGKAQEKATDLAKTYQEAKAVLDQAQERLEDLQEGHPELESVEVYQERISLAHQELNLYNKQVKENSEAYNQLHADIKGIKGQIESITKSKDKVNQDVKRLSAELEQSLKAEGALANDLEQVELWLIEVNNQAIPMLQAKLTTYATLKQELQAQIRKGQELLQNQEQPDLDSLAQAVQNCQEIYDRQLAQFSVMEKGLKDATATYQAAKTLQDSNQEAFKAHQELSDLVKVVKGENTALTGRLNLEVYVIRQYFQQILDYANANYIGLLTDNRYSFVLSEEGRRARDHFGLDINVYDQLTGSERSVKSLSGGETFIAALAIALSLSEVVQNTSKGAVVEALFIDEGFGSLDKEALTKAISVLEQIGENRMVGVISHVDDMKEGIAQQLVIIKSHDGSSRIKIVDKG, from the coding sequence ATGAGACCAGTCCAGTTAGAATTGACCAATTTTGGACCATATCGTAAGGAAGTTATTAATTTCACTCAGTTTGACCATGCTCCCCTCTTTTTGATTGGAGGGGACACAGGGGCTGGTAAGAGTACTCTCTTTGATGCCATAACGGTAGCCTTGTTTGCTACGACCAGTGGTGATCGTAATGTTGAGGAGATGCGGTCAACTTTCGCTGGTCCAGAGGATGATTTGACCAAGGTGACTTTCTATTTCCAACAAGGCAATCACCTTTATCGCATTGACCGAGTTCTCCAGCAAGAGAGGGCCAAGCAGGGTGGGGGCACTACCATGCAAAAGGCGACGGCTTCTCTAGTCATTGTGGATAAGATTGGTGGTCAGGAAATTGAAAAGCTTGGGGATAAGATCAAGGAAGTGAGTGACCAGATTGAGCAGATTTTGGGGCTCAATGCTGAGCAGTTCAAACAGATTATTCTCCTTCCACAAAATGATTTCAGCCGTTTCTTGAAAGAAGATTCTAAGACCAAGACTCAAATTTTAAAGAAAATCTTTGGAACGGGTATTTTTGACCATTTTCAAAAGAGCTTGGAAGAGCGTCTTCGTCAGAGTAATAAGGATATGGAAAAGCGTCAGGCTCAGCTAGATGGCCATTTTGCCAGTCAGGTTTGGTCTGTGGAAGAATTAGCCCTCTTGGAGCAAACGCCAGCCTCTGAAAAATTGACACGTCTTGAAGAGTTTTTATCTCAGCGTCAAGAAAATGTTACGAAGCAAAAAAGCATCTTGAAGGATGCCCATGAGGATTTGGCACAACTGCAGAAGAGTTTGCAAACTGCCCAAGATATGGCAAAGATTTTTCAAGAAGTGGAGCAAGCCAAGGAGCGTTACCGTATGGAAATTGAGGAGGGAGCTCAGGGACAGGCAGAGGCAAAAGCACATCTGGAGGAATTACAGTTCGCTCAAGGATTACAAGAAACCATTAGTAGCTTGAAGCAATATCAGAAACAGTTGGTACAATTAGAGCAGGACCTTGACATTGCTCAAGAAGTATTAAGTGAAAAGCGTCAGGCGTTTGAGGATGTTAAGGCTCAAAAAGAGGAACTCGCAGTTCAATCTAAGGATTTTCTTCAAAAAGAAGAGGAGCTTGAAACTTGGAAAGAGGATATTATCTATGCCCAGAGTCTTGCCCAAGAACAGGAGAAAATCAAACGTTCAATGACTAACTACAAGCAGTTGGAAGAAACCTATCAGCAGGCTAGAAAAGAGATTGAGATGCTTAACAAGTCCTTGTCTGACTTGGAGGCTAATCGTCTTAGTTTAGAGAGTTTACATGAGGCCGAAAAACTCCTCCAGATTGTGGGCTACAGTGTGGAGAATCAACTGGCTCAGGACCTGAAAGAAATAGAGGACTTGAATCAGGAGTTGACAAAGACCGAAAAACGTCATCAAATGTTATCTTTCGATATTGATCAAGCTCAAGAAATTCTCAAAGAATTGGAAGAGGAGTTAAGAAGGACTTTGGCTTCACGCCGTCAACTCATGATCGTCCAACTGCAGGCAGAGTTAGAGGAGGGGCAGCCTTGTATGGTTTGTGGTGCTCTGGAACACCCTAATATTGGTGGAGCACAGGCTGATGAAGTGGCCTTGAAAAATCTCATGGATCAGGTGGAGAAGCTTCAAGCTCAAAAAGAAAAGCAAGTCGCTACTTTATCAAATCGTCAGGCTACCTTGAGTGAAGTTGCATCTAAACGTCAGGATTTGCTTGACAAAGTGGCTAAAGTCAAGGTAACTCTTGAAAAGCACTATCAAGAATTAGAAGAGCACGTTAAGGGACGGTTTGATTTTGATTTTTCGGTAGACTATGAAACTGACCGTGGGCAAGCCCTACTCCTGAAGGTTGAGCAGTATTATCAAGAGTTACAAAAACGTTATGATAGGGAAGAGAGAGATTATGTCCGATATCAAGATGAGCTAGGTAAGGCTCAAGAAAAAGCGACAGATTTGGCTAAAACCTATCAAGAGGCCAAGGCAGTGCTTGACCAAGCTCAAGAACGCCTAGAGGACTTGCAGGAAGGTCATCCAGAACTTGAGTCTGTTGAGGTATATCAAGAACGGATTTCCCTTGCTCATCAGGAGCTGAACCTCTACAATAAGCAAGTCAAGGAAAATAGCGAAGCCTACAACCAACTTCATGCCGACATTAAAGGAATCAAGGGGCAGATTGAGAGTATAACTAAGTCTAAAGATAAGGTAAATCAAGATGTTAAGCGATTATCTGCTGAATTAGAGCAAAGTCTCAAGGCTGAAGGAGCCCTCGCCAATGACTTAGAGCAGGTCGAACTCTGGCTTATTGAGGTAAATAATCAAGCTATTCCTATGCTTCAGGCCAAATTAACGACCTATGCAACGCTCAAACAAGAATTACAGGCGCAGATTCGTAAGGGGCAAGAGCTTCTCCAAAATCAAGAACAACCAGATCTCGATAGTCTAGCGCAAGCAGTACAGAATTGTCAGGAAATCTATGATAGGCAGCTCGCTCAGTTTTCTGTCATGGAAAAGGGACTTAAGGATGCGACGGCTACCTACCAAGCGGCTAAAACCCTTCAAGACAGCAACCAAGAGGCCTTTAAGGCCCACCAAGAACTCAGTGATTTGGTTAAGGTGGTTAAGGGAGAAAATACTGCTCTAACTGGTCGTCTTAATCTTGAGGTCTACGTTATCCGTCAGTATTTCCAACAAATCTTGGACTATGCCAATGCTAACTACATCGGACTATTAACGGATAACCGCTATTCCTTTGTTCTAAGTGAGGAAGGACGCAGGGCGCGTGATCACTTCGGTTTGGATATCAACGTCTATGACCAGCTGACAGGTAGTGAACGCTCCGTTAAATCCTTGTCTGGTGGTGAAACCTTTATCGCTGCACTGGCCATTGCCCTATCCCTCTCAGAAGTGGTGCAAAATACCAGCAAGGGTGCTGTTGTTGAAGCTCTCTTCATCGACGAAGGTTTCGGTTCACTTGATAAGGAAGCCCTCACCAAGGCTATCTCTGTCCTAGAACAAATCGGTGAAAATCGCATGGTCGGTGTCATCAGCCACGTGGACGATATGAAAGAAGGTATTGCTCAGCAACTAGTTATCATCAAGTCGCACGATGGCAGTAGCCGTATTAAAATTGTGGATAAGGGGTAG
- a CDS encoding metallophosphoesterase family protein, protein MKFLHTSDWHVGRTLNGWSLLEEQEWAFQQIVDLAISEKVDGVIISGDLYDRAVPPVDAIKLFNKTLARLVLEEQIPVYAISGNHDGAERLHFGRDFFQHQGLHLSTRLEEAFEPIELENCQIFLLPFIDPIDARIYYKDDEGKEIQGIGDALTYILEDMEKAFDPDKAHVLVAHFAVSKKDDSDGQGLRELMLSETSNTVGGLTNVTSDLFKSFDYVALGHIHTRFASPTKRVQYSGSPVAFNVKEAKRKEEKGVYILELDASGDMSQTFHTLEVKRPIVALQESFETLMSPEFYKNQPCQKAWFAFDIQLSSRKELEGINVRAQLEEIYGTDIVEITFSRLGDVREENLTVDQHLKDLEMQSPQEIVFDFYQTVTGGDVLSERQTALVESVFEEIERSRQ, encoded by the coding sequence ATGAAGTTTTTACATACGTCAGATTGGCATGTAGGACGAACCCTCAATGGCTGGTCTTTGTTGGAGGAGCAGGAGTGGGCTTTTCAACAAATTGTGGATTTGGCTATTAGCGAAAAAGTGGATGGGGTTATCATTTCTGGGGACCTCTATGACCGTGCGGTGCCCCCTGTGGATGCGATTAAGCTTTTTAATAAGACCTTGGCCCGCTTGGTACTGGAGGAGCAGATTCCTGTCTATGCGATTAGTGGTAATCACGATGGGGCTGAACGTTTACATTTTGGGCGTGACTTCTTTCAACATCAGGGCCTTCATTTAAGTACACGTTTGGAGGAGGCTTTTGAGCCTATTGAGTTGGAGAATTGCCAGATTTTTCTGCTGCCTTTTATCGATCCTATTGATGCTCGTATTTACTATAAGGATGATGAGGGAAAGGAAATTCAGGGGATTGGTGATGCCTTGACCTACATTCTTGAGGATATGGAAAAAGCTTTTGATCCTGACAAAGCTCATGTCTTGGTGGCGCATTTTGCGGTTTCTAAGAAGGATGATAGCGATGGTCAGGGTCTTCGAGAATTGATGTTGTCTGAAACCAGTAATACGGTAGGTGGTCTTACCAATGTGACCAGTGACCTTTTCAAGTCTTTCGATTATGTTGCCTTAGGGCATATCCATACGCGTTTTGCTAGTCCTACCAAGCGCGTGCAATATTCAGGCAGTCCAGTCGCCTTTAATGTCAAAGAAGCCAAGCGTAAGGAAGAAAAGGGTGTCTATATTCTTGAACTGGATGCGTCTGGTGATATGTCTCAGACCTTCCATACTCTAGAGGTTAAACGGCCGATTGTGGCTTTACAGGAATCTTTTGAAACCTTGATGTCACCTGAATTTTATAAGAATCAACCTTGTCAAAAAGCCTGGTTCGCCTTTGATATTCAACTGTCTAGTCGTAAGGAATTAGAGGGTATCAATGTGCGTGCCCAACTGGAAGAGATTTATGGGACAGACATTGTAGAAATTACTTTCAGTCGTCTGGGTGATGTTAGGGAAGAAAACTTGACCGTTGATCAGCACTTAAAAGATTTGGAAATGCAGTCGCCCCAGGAAATCGTATTTGATTTTTACCAGACAGTAACTGGGGGCGATGTCTTATCTGAGAGACAGACTGCCCTTGTGGAAAGTGTTTTTGAGGAGATTGAGAGGAGTCGACAATGA
- a CDS encoding glycoside hydrolase family 2 TIM barrel-domain containing protein, whose translation MNTTEKIQTYLNDPKIVSVNTVDAHSDHKYFESLAEFSEGEMKLRQSLNGKWKIHYAQNTNQVLKDFYKTEFDETDLNFINVPGHLELQGFGSPQYVNTQYPWDGKEFLRPPQVPQESNAVASYVKHFTLNDALKDKKVFISFQGVATSIFVWVNGNFVGYSEDSFTPSEFEISDYLVEGDNKLAVAVYRYSTASWLEDQDFWRLYGIFRDVYLYAIPKVHVQDLFVKGDYDYQTKAGQLDIDLKTVGDYEDKKIKYVLSDYEGIVTEGDASVNGDGELSVSLENLKIKPWSAESPKLYNLILHVLDDDQVVEVVPVKVGFRRFEIKDKLMLLNGKRIVFKGVNRHEFNARTGRCITEEDMLWDIKVMKQHNINAVRTSHYPNQTRWYELCDEYGLYVIDEANLETHGTWQKLGLCEPSWNIPASEPEWLPACLDRANNMFQRDKNHASVIIWSCGNESYAGKDIADMADYFRSVDNTRPVHYEGVAWCREFDYITDIESRMYAKPADIEEYLTTGKLVDLSRVSDKHFASGNLTNKPQKPYISCEYMHTMGNSGGGLELYTDLEKYPEYQGGFIWDFIDQAIYKTLPNGSEFLSYGGDWHDRPSDYEFCGNGIVFADRTLTPKLQTVKHLYSNIKIAVDEKSVTIKNDNVFEDLSAYTFLARVYENGRKVSESEYHFDVKPGEEATFPVNFVVEASNSEQIYEVACVLREATEWAPKGHEIVRGQYVVEKISTETPVKAPLNVVEGDFNIGIQGQNFSILLSRAQNTLVSAKYNGVEFIEKGPKLNFTRAYTDNDRGAGYPFEMAGWKVAGNYSKVTDTQIQIEDDSVKVTYVHELPGLSDVEVKVTYQVDYKGRIFVTANYDGKAGLPNFPEFGLEFAIGSQFTNLSYYGYGAEESYRDKLPGAYLGRYETSVEKTFAPYLMPQESGNHYGTREFTVSDDNHNGLKFTALNKAFEFSALRNSTEQIENARHQYELQESDATWIKVLAAQMGVGGDDSWGAPVHDEFLLSSADSYQLSFMIEPLN comes from the coding sequence ATGAACACGACTGAAAAAATTCAAACTTACTTAAACGATCCAAAGATTGTTAGCGTTAATACTGTTGACGCTCACTCAGATCATAAGTATTTTGAATCTCTTGCAGAATTTTCTGAGGGGGAGATGAAGTTAAGACAATCTCTTAATGGAAAATGGAAAATTCACTATGCTCAGAATACAAATCAGGTTTTAAAAGACTTTTATAAAACAGAATTTGATGAAACTGATTTGAATTTCATCAATGTACCAGGTCATTTAGAGCTTCAAGGTTTTGGTTCTCCACAATATGTGAATACCCAGTATCCTTGGGATGGTAAAGAATTCCTTCGTCCACCTCAAGTTCCTCAAGAATCAAATGCTGTTGCATCATACGTTAAACATTTTACCTTGAATGATGCATTAAAAGATAAAAAAGTATTTATCTCATTCCAAGGGGTTGCTACTTCCATCTTTGTATGGGTCAATGGTAACTTCGTAGGATACAGTGAAGATTCATTTACACCTAGTGAATTTGAAATTAGTGATTACCTTGTTGAAGGTGATAACAAGTTGGCGGTAGCTGTTTATCGTTACTCTACAGCAAGCTGGTTGGAAGACCAAGACTTCTGGAGACTTTACGGTATTTTTAGAGATGTTTACTTGTATGCTATTCCAAAAGTTCACGTTCAAGATCTCTTTGTTAAGGGAGATTATGATTACCAAACAAAAGCAGGTCAATTGGATATTGATTTGAAGACTGTTGGTGATTATGAAGACAAGAAGATTAAATATGTTCTTTCAGATTATGAAGGCATCGTTACAGAAGGTGATGCATCTGTTAATGGTGACGGTGAACTATCTGTAAGTCTTGAAAATCTTAAAATCAAACCTTGGAGTGCTGAAAGTCCTAAACTTTACAATTTGATCCTTCATGTTTTGGATGATGACCAAGTTGTTGAAGTCGTTCCAGTTAAAGTTGGATTTAGACGCTTTGAAATTAAAGATAAACTTATGCTTTTGAATGGTAAGAGAATTGTCTTTAAAGGGGTTAACAGACACGAATTTAATGCTAGAACAGGACGTTGTATCACTGAAGAAGATATGCTTTGGGATATCAAAGTGATGAAACAACATAACATCAATGCTGTTCGTACTTCACACTATCCTAACCAAACACGTTGGTATGAATTGTGTGATGAATATGGACTTTATGTTATCGATGAAGCCAACCTTGAAACACACGGTACATGGCAAAAACTTGGTCTATGCGAACCTTCATGGAATATCCCAGCTAGTGAACCAGAATGGTTGCCTGCTTGTTTGGATCGTGCCAATAACATGTTCCAACGCGATAAGAACCACGCTAGTGTTATCATTTGGTCTTGTGGTAATGAATCATATGCTGGTAAAGATATTGCTGACATGGCTGATTATTTCCGTAGTGTTGACAATACTCGTCCAGTTCACTATGAAGGTGTTGCATGGTGTCGTGAGTTTGATTACATTACAGACATCGAAAGTCGTATGTATGCGAAACCAGCTGATATCGAAGAATACCTCACAACTGGTAAACTAGTTGATCTTTCAAGAGTTAGTGATAAACACTTTGCTTCAGGTAACCTAACTAACAAACCTCAAAAACCTTATATTTCATGTGAATACATGCACACAATGGGTAACTCTGGTGGTGGATTGGAACTCTACACTGACTTAGAGAAATATCCAGAATACCAAGGTGGATTTATTTGGGACTTCATTGACCAAGCTATTTACAAAACACTTCCAAATGGTAGCGAATTCCTATCATATGGTGGTGACTGGCATGATAGACCTTCTGACTACGAATTTTGTGGAAATGGTATTGTCTTTGCAGATCGTACCCTAACTCCAAAACTTCAAACAGTTAAACATCTTTACTCTAATATTAAGATTGCTGTTGATGAAAAATCAGTAACTATCAAGAATGATAATGTCTTCGAAGATCTTTCTGCTTATACTTTCCTAGCTAGAGTTTACGAAAATGGTAGAAAAGTTAGTGAAAGTGAATATCACTTTGATGTTAAACCAGGCGAAGAAGCAACATTCCCAGTTAACTTTGTAGTCGAGGCTTCAAATTCTGAACAAATTTACGAAGTTGCTTGTGTTCTGAGGGAAGCAACTGAATGGGCTCCTAAAGGTCATGAAATTGTTCGTGGTCAATATGTTGTTGAAAAGATTAGCACTGAAACACCAGTCAAAGCACCTTTGAATGTTGTTGAAGGTGACTTCAACATCGGTATTCAAGGACAAAACTTCTCAATCTTGCTTTCACGTGCACAAAATACTTTAGTATCTGCTAAGTATAATGGTGTTGAATTCATTGAGAAAGGTCCTAAACTTAACTTCACTCGTGCTTACACTGACAACGATCGTGGTGCTGGATATCCATTCGAAATGGCAGGATGGAAGGTTGCTGGAAACTATAGTAAAGTTACAGATACTCAAATTCAAATCGAAGACGACTCTGTTAAAGTGACTTATGTTCATGAATTGCCAGGCTTGTCTGATGTCGAAGTTAAGGTAACTTATCAAGTTGACTACAAGGGTCGAATCTTTGTTACTGCAAACTATGATGGTAAAGCAGGTTTGCCAAACTTCCCTGAATTTGGTCTAGAATTTGCTATCGGTTCACAATTTACAAACCTTAGCTATTATGGATACGGTGCAGAAGAAAGCTACCGTGATAAACTTCCTGGTGCCTATCTTGGTCGATATGAAACATCTGTTGAAAAGACATTTGCTCCATATCTAATGCCACAAGAATCTGGTAATCACTATGGTACTCGTGAATTCACAGTATCTGATGATAACCATAATGGTCTTAAATTCACCGCACTTAATAAAGCATTCGAATTCAGTGCTTTGCGTAACAGTACTGAACAAATTGAAAATGCTCGTCACCAATATGAGTTGCAAGAATCTGATGCTACATGGATTAAAGTTCTTGCTGCTCAAATGGGTGTAGGTGGTGACGACTCATGGGGTGCTCCAGTTCATGACGAATTCTTGCTTAGCTCAGCAGATAGCTATCAATTAAGCTTCATGATTGAACCACTAAATTAG